The sequence GTTATATAACGGGGATGTTGACAAAATCAAATCAGGAGAATGGGAAAAAGAAGGAATTAGGGCTTTTTTCCCGCCAAATGCTAATTATAAGGGATTAATAACCTTCAGTAACGGTAAAGAAGAATTTCACCCCCTTGATATTGTATTCCCGGTCCTCCACGGGCCAAGAGGCGAAGATGGAACAATCCAGGGGCTTTTTGAAATTTCGCAAATTCCTTATGTTAGCAGCGGGGTAATGTCATCTGCCCTGGGAATGGATAAATTCTTTTCAAAAAAACTATTTGACCATGCCGGCCTTCCCATTGTTAAATATAAGGTTTTCCATAAAAAAGAAATCCTCCTCGATATAGAAACGATTATTCAGATAGTTGAAAGGGATTTAGGGTATCCCTGTTTTGTTAAACCCTGCAATCTAGGGTCTAGTGTTGGAGTAAGTAAGGCTCATAATCGTCCTGAACTTATCGATGCCCTCCAGATAGCGTCAAAATACGATAGGAGAGTCCTTGTAGAAGAGTTCGTTAAAGCCAGGGAAATCGAACTCTCTGTTTTTGGTAATAATGAACCTAAAGTATCTATTCCGGGAGAAATTATACCATCAAACGAATTCTACGATTATGTTGCCAAGTATTTTGATGGGGGAAAAACCAAACTGATCATTCCGGCTCCTCTTTCTGAATCTGTAATAAAGAGATTTCAGGAACTTGCGTTAAAAGCATATAGAGCACTGGATTGTTCCATATATGCCCGGGTAGATTTCTTCTATAATGAGGAACAGGATAAAATTTACATTAATGAATTAAATACAATTCCCGGCTTTACCCATGCAAGCATGTATCCAAAACTATGGGAAGCTACAGGGATCTCATATCCACAACTTATTAATAAACTTATAGACTTAGCATTTGAAAGGTACGAAGAAATTAAACAATAAAAGCCTTTTCGGATTTTTTTATCATTGCCCCCTGCATGGGGGTCTATTTTTTTTTACCCCTTTTCCCTCTTCTATTTATCATACCCTTATACCCTTTCTCATCTTTATTCTAGAAATCAATATATGTGTATCTATTCTTTTGATTCCTTTTAAAGAATATATATTTCGTCTTAAAAATTCTTCAAGGTCTTCATTTAATTCAAGGATAGCATGGACATGAAGCAGACTTGAACCTGTCATTTGATAGATATCGGTAATGCTTTCATATTCAGCCAGTGTTTCAGCCACTCTATACAGGTATTGGGGTTCAACTTCAATGGTAAAATAAGCGGATACGTTTCTTCCCACCTTCTGGGGGTTAATAATTATTGTAAACCTCTCGATTATTCCCCTTTCTAATAGAGACTCGATACGGCTCTTAACTGCTACCCTTGATAGGTTAACTTTTTTTGCTAAATCCACATAAGACATTCTTCCATTTTCCATAAGATAATTCAAAATTTTACTGTCTATTTCATCTAAATTTGAAAATTGCATTATATCCCCACCTTTTCGATTAATATTACCTTATAAAAAAACCTCCATATGCCAGTGCCATCACAACCACAATAGCAGGGTGAATCTTTAAAAATTGAATTAAAACCAGGCTTAATGCTGCTATTGCAATCGCTGTATAATTGGTTAATGAATTAGGAATCATATCCCATATAAGAAGGCCTAAAAGAATAATGACAACAGGTTTAATAGCTTTAATCATACCTTTTATCTGAGGTAGGTCTTTAAATACCGACATGATGTTGTACAGCAAAAGCATTACAAACAAAGAAGGCCCTATCATCCCAAGGACAGCCATAAAGGCCCCGGGCAGGCCGGCTACTTTATAACCGATATATCCCGCCATCTTTGTGGCAATGGGGCCGGGTAAAGCATTGCCAATGGCAAGCACCTGGCTAAATTCATCAATGGTCAGCCACTTATAATTTTCTACTACCTCAATCTGAACCAAAGGAATTGAAGAAGGCCCCCCTCCATACCCTAAAACCCCAACCCTTCCGAATGCGATAAATAATTGCAATAGTTTCAATAGTTTCAATAGTTTTCCCCCCTCTATTATTCAAGAACCTCAAATTTCAAATAAGTACCGGATGGTTTTTCAAAAAGAAAAATAACTTTAACATTATGATAGCATTAGCGGCTTATTTCTGTCAATAATTAAATAACTTACTTCGTTATGCCTGATTCCTTAATAAAAAAGCCTGCCCAAAAAGGACAGATTAAACTTTCAATTGCGCAGAAGATGTCGTCTGTTCCATATTTACCTTAATACCCTCTCATCATCGACACGGCGTGTAAGCTTTATGTCATCAAAATGTTCTAAAAGGGGTAAAGCAAATTTTCTCGTAGTCTTCAAAAGATCTCTGAATTCTCCAAGGTTTATTTTCCCTTTTTCTTTTAGGTGCTTTATAAGAAGTTCTCTGGCTTTTGAATAATATTCACTATGAAATACAATATCTTCTCTTACTTTTATTAATAGGCCCATTTCAATCATTGAATTATAAATAGAGGCTATCTCTTCTTTGCTGGAATTAATACTATTAAAGAGCTCTTCTATCCCCGGTGGGGTAAATCCCCCTTTTAAATATAAATCCTCAATATATACCTTAAGCTTCTCCTGTTCAGGGGAGTAACTGACTTGAAAATCCTTTAATGCGATTATACCCTCCTTGCTTTTTATCGTCCCCTTTTTTTCATATTTATCAAGCAATAGCTGAAACCCCTGAGAAGGCAATTTCAACTTCTCTCTAAGCTCCTCTTTTGAAATACCGCGTTTTAAAGGAAACTTTTTATGAAATTCCCTCAATATTTCAATAATTTTGTTTTCTACCCTATTCAAAAAATCCTTGTGAAGAAATACATCCTTTTGATTAATTCTTGCCTTTATCACAATGCAATTCATAATTAGTCTTTCTAGGGTAGCTTTGAAGTCTCTTCTGCCGTAAAGGTTAAAAAGCTCCCCTTCGACAGGAAAATCTGGACTCTTCTCCATTATAATACAGCTTAATAACTCTTCGGAAGTCCCCTTCTCCCTCAACAGCAATTCATTTATTATCTTTTTATTGAAAGCCTTTTCTCTCTTTGTGCTAACTTTTAGCACTTCTCCGCCCCCTATGGTAGTTAATGGAGAATAGGTTCTCAGAACATATCTATCTCCCGGAAGGACGGCCACGGGTTCTTCTAACCTAAACTGAACAAAGGCCTTTTCTCCTGGATTTAATTCTTTTTTATCAAGGAGAACACACCGACATATTACCTCCTTTGCCCCTATATGAAGCCTGACTCTTTCTAGGTTCTTTAAGGGTTTGGTAATCCCTTTAAGGAGGGTAAGGCTGCAGTCTAGAAATTCTGTATTCCTTAATAGACCCTTTTGTGCAAATACATCTCCCCTGTGAATCTCATCTACCTTTATTCCAACCAGGTTTATAGCTACCCTTTGGCCTGCCAGTGCTTCATTAACATCAGTTCCGTGAACTTGAAGAGAGCGTACCCTGGAAATGTAACCTTGTGGCATGACCTCACCCTCATCATTTACCCTGATCCTCCCTGAAATAAGGGTACCTGTTACTATAGTTCCAAATCCTGAAATGGTAAAAACCCTGTCAATAGGCATTCTAAATGGTAAGCTTACATCTTTAGGTTCAATAGCTTCAGTCATTGCGTCTATAACTTCCACTAGTTCTTGAAGGCCCTCCCCTGTTTTTGAAGATACAGGAATAACAGGAGAACCCTCTAAAAACGTCCCTTTAACTTCTTCGTGTATATCCTGTGTCACAAGCTGAAGCCAGTCATCATCCACAAGGTCCTTTTTAGTTACTACTATAACCCCTTTTTTTATATTAAGGAAAGAAAGGATATTCAGGTGTTCAAAGGTTTGGGGCATCATACCTTCATCTGCAGCAACTACCAGCAATACCAGGTCAATTCCGCTTACCCCCGCAAGCATATTTTTTATAAACCTTTCGTGCCCGGGGACATCTATTATTCCCGCTCTCCTTCCGCTGGGGAGATCGAAATAAGCAAAACCCAGATCTATGGAAATCCCTCTTTCCTTTTCTTCTTTTAGACGATCTGTTTCAATTTGGGTTAATGATTTTATAAGAGCGGTTTTCCCATGGTCAATATGTCCTGCGGTTCCTATTATTATATGTTTCAAGGTAAGTCCCCCCTAAAAGTCTAATTATTATCTCCAGTAATGCTGTCTACTATGCTCATCAGGGCATCGGCTATTATTTCCACCTCACCGTGCTGGATCGACCTTACATCTAAGATAAGGAGGTCCTTTTCGATTCTCGTAATTATCGGTATTTCATTCAACCTTAGTCTTTTTTCTAAATCACAAACCGATAATCCCGGAATAGATACAGATACACCTTTTGAAGGCAATTTATCAACGGGGAATGCCCCACCACCTACTATAGAATAGGTTTCTATTATATCTGTTTTTACCCTTTTGCCTAATCTTTCCTTTATAGCCTTGTATAACTCGTTGGCCCTTTCTGAAATTTTTTCCGGCGACAGGGTAAGCATCTTAAGGGTAGGGATTTCCTTCAAAGCTTTTGACTCATCTACATATAATTTTAACACGTATTCTAAGGCCCCTAAGGTCATTTTGTCTACCCTTAATGCCCTTGTAAGGGGGTGTTTTTTAATCCGGTCAATATACTTCCTTTTCCCCACAATAATTCCACCCTGAGGTCCGCCCAAAAGCTTATCCCCGCTAAAGGTAACCACATCAATGCCGGCCTTTATACTCTGCTGTACCGTGGGTTCGGGGGATAAACCATATTTTGAAAGATCAATCAATGTACCGCTGCCCAGGTCTTCTATTACCGGAATATCATATTTTTGCCCAAGGAATACAAGTTCTTCACTTTTTACAGCAGATGTAAAACCACAAATAGCATAATTACTCGTATGGACCTTTAACAGGGCCCCGGTATTTTCATTTATCTTTTCTTCATAATCTCTGAGATATGTTTTATTTGTAGTACCGACTTCAATTAGTTTTGCCCCGCTCTGGGCCAATACCTCCGGGATGCGGAAGGACCCTCCTATCTCAACCAGCTGTCCTCTAGAAATAATAACTTCCTTTCCAGACGCAATGGCACTCAAAACAAGGAGGACCGCTCCCGCATTGTTATTAACAACCATTGCCCCTTCTGCCCCTGTAAGAGAACATAATATAGGCTCCACATGACTGTAGCGACTTCCCCGCTCCCCCTTATCGATATCATATTCCAGGGATGAATAGCCTGATATGATACTGTAAAGGTGCTCTCTTATCGACGCCGGCAGGATAGACCTTCCTAAGTTGGTATGAAGTACTGTTCCGGTAGCATTCACTACTCGCTTGAGGCTGGGTTTGAATTTCTTTTCAACCCATATAATTACATTCATAACGATGTTATCCAGAATTCTTTTATCGTCTAACTCCTCTTCCATTTTTCCTTCCCATTTTAAAATTTTTTGCCGTTCTCTTTCTATAACTTCCCTAATTGTATCTGCAATAATCTCTTTAGGATAAAGACCCTCTAATTCTTTTATTTTCTTTGAATTTAAAACAATATCAACAGCAGGAAGTTTTCTTAAAACCCAATTTTTTTCCTGCATAATATTCCTCCCATTCAGCACTATATAATCTATCTCATTATTCTTCAATAACTATGGGGAATTCTCCTTTTTTCTCTACCCTGCCTATCACCCTGGCATCTTTTACTCCCCGGGAATGAAGCTTTTCTATCAGATTCTTTCCCTTTTCAGGAGAAAGGGAGATTAATAATCCCCCTGAAGTTTGAGGGTCGAATAATATATCCCTCATAAATTCAGGGACACATTTATCAAATTTTACACATCCTTTAAGGTAATTCCTGTTTTTATATGCACCTCCCGGAATGATTCCCATCTTTGCCAGATCCTCGGCAGGTTTTAGAAATGGAATTTTAGTAAAGTTAAAAATCATTGTTACATTACTGGCAACGGCCATCTCGTAACCGTGACCCAGCAAGCCAAAACCCGTTATATCGGTACAGGAATTAACACCTGTTTCCAGCATTAATTCCCCGGGAATCTTATTAAGCGTCGACATAACCCTAACGGCTTCTTTTTCATCTTCAGGGTCTAGAAGGTCTCCCTTAATTGCCGTCAAAATTATACCTATTCCCAGAGGTTTTGTAAGGACCAGAATATCCCCAGGGCGGGCATTGGAATTCCTAATTATATCCTTCGGATGAATTACCCCCATAACGGATAGGCCGTATTTGGGTTCCTTATCTTCAATAGTATGCCCACCTCCTATTATCCCCCCCGCCTCTTTTACCTTATCAGCACCTCCTTCAAGGATTTCCTTGAGTATCTCCAAATCTAAATCTGCCGGAAAACATACAATATTCAAAGCCATAAGCACTCTTCCTCCCATGGCATAAACATCACTAAGAGCATTAGCAGCCGCTATCTGGCCATAGACAAATGGGTCATCAACCACAGGAGTAAAAAAATCAATGGTGTGGATTATTGCTTTATCCTCACTAATTCTATAAACTGCCGCATCATCGGAGGTTTCTAGACCTACCAGCAAATCCTTATCTGTTCTAACAGGTAACTGTCGCAGAACCTGCGACAGGGCATCAGGCCCAATCTTTGCTCCTCACCCTGAGCTGCATGTCATCTGTGTTAATCTAGCTTCTTTCATGCAATTCACCCCTATCTATCTGGTGTACAGTCCTGATAAAAGGATTTGGATGTAGCTAAAACATCTACTTCACCCTAATCATATCTTTAATATCCTCATATTTGCTAGCTCCTATTCCAGAAACCTTCATAATATCCTGAGATGATTGAAATGGGCCATTTCGGGTCCTGTAGTCAATTATCCTTTGGGCAAGGACAGGTCCAATTCCCGGTAGACTCTCCAGTTCTCTTTGGTCTGCAGTATTAATATTAATCCTATTGTCCGTTTCAACAGTCTCTGCAATATATTGTTCTGTAATAGTTTCATTTTTCCTCGGTACATATATCTTTTCTTCATCAACTAGTTTTTTAGCTAAGTTAATAGCATCAGGGTCAGAATCTTCCACCATCCCTCCTGCCATATTTACAGCATCTATAACCCTTGATCCTTCTTTTAGTTCATATACTCCCGGCTGTTTAACAGCTCCACTTACATGTACAATCACAAAAACAGGCTCCTTTTCCCTTTCCTGCTCCCCGTCACCGGCAAATACTTCTTTAATAGGGGTAGTGTCCTTTTTATAGGCATCAATATCCAGACGAGGATGGTTATTTTTAGAATATATTAAATAAGATAGGCCTATTAGCATTATTATAATTAAAGCTATAATCAACAACTGCTCCCTTTTCGTAAAATCAATCATCTTATCACCCGAATCTAAAATTTGATTTATTTGCTGTATTTCCCCAACTCGACCATTACACACTTATTATATATGACTTTCATATTTCCTTCTTGGGCTAATCTTACAGCTTTAGGGCTTCCGGCCCCCGGCTGTATCCACAGATTTTCAATACCCAACCCCTTGCACTTCTCTACTTCCTTTTCAGTCATTGCAGGGGGTATTACGAAATTTACCACCTGGGGCTTTTCAGGAAGGCTGTTGAGGTCGGGATAACATTTATCACCATCGATTTCTTCTGCTCTCGAATTAACAGGATATACCGTATATCCATTTTCTTTTAATGTCTTATAGATTTTATATCCAAATTTATCGGGATTTGTAGATGCCCCTAAAACAGCCCAGACCTTTTTATCCAGCATTTCTTTGATTAAATCGCCCATTTTAAATCACTCCTCATTGAGTTTATTTTTAGTGGCTATTAAGTATTTCTATAAATATTAAATGATTCCTTTTTCAACGAAAAATAAACCACAGGGATTACCCCTATGGTCTGTTTATTTCACAACTATATTAACTAATTTCTTGGGAACCACGATGGTCTTAATAATCTCTCGGTTCTTAACATAATTCTTGACCTTATCCCGTGCAAAGGCCTTTTCCTTAATTTCCTCTTCCCCAGCTCCAGAATTTATATTAATCTTATCCCTGACTTTACCATTTATCTGAATTACAATAGTTATTTCATCCCGTTTCAAGGCATCTTCATTCCATTCAGGCCAATCCATTAAATGGACACTACCTTTTTTTCCAATTTTCTCCCATAATTCTTCGGCTATATGGGGGACAAAAGGAGATAAAAGGATAATAAGATTCTCTATAGCTTCACCTATAATCCATTTGTTGCTGTCAGAAATATCATCCTTATTATCATTAATACCATTTACGAGTTCCATTATGGCACTAACTGCTGTATTAAAGTTGAACCTTTCTTCGATATCTTCTGTTACCTTTTTTATAACATAATTAGTAAGGTACAGCAATTCTTTTTCTGCATCAGGTAGATTAGGATAATCTACTTTATCCGGCTTATGGAATTTCCATGGAATAAATTCATTAACCAATCTCCAAACCCTGTTTAAAAACCTGAATGAACCTTCTACACCCTGATCTGACCAATCTAAATCCCTTTCAGGCGGTGAAGCAAAGAGGATAAATAAACGTGCAGTATCGGCACCATATTTACCGACTATTTCTTCAGGGCTGACTACATTTCCCTTTGATTTTGACATTTTTGCCCCTTCTTTTATTACCATTCCCTGCGTAAGAAGGTTGGTAAATGGTTCCTCAGTATTAACATACCCCATATCATAAAGGACCTTTGTAAAGAACCTGGCATACATAAGATGAAGAATAGCGTGTTCTACACCACCTATATATTGATCTACAGGCATCCAGTAATCTACATCTTCCTTTTTAAAAGGTAATTCACTAGAGTGAGGAGAGGTAAATCTAAGGAAGTACCATGATGAACAAACAAAGGTATCCATTGTATCTGTTTCCCTCTTAGCTGGTCCTCCGCACACCGGACAATTGGTATTTAAGAATTCTTCACAATCTATCAACGGTGATACTCCCCTAGGGTTGAATTCTACATTATCCGGTAAAATTACCGGAAGGTCTTTTTCCGGAACGGGAACAGTACCGCATTTATCACAATATATAATAGGTATAGGAGCGCCCCAGTATCTCTGCCTTGAGATAAGCCAGTCTCTCAGACGGTAGTTAACCTTTCTTTTTCCTATTCCTTTTTCTTCCATATAATCAGCTATTTTAACCAGACCTTCGTAATTCTTTAACCCGTTAAACGGGCCTGAGTTTACCATAATCCCGTCTCCTGCATATGCCTGCGTCATATTATCCTCTTTCAGAGGTTCTTCTTCGGGTTGAATTACAACCCTTATGGGGATCCCGTATTTCCTAGCAAATTCAAAATCTCTCTGATCATGAGCTGGAACACCCATTACAGCTCCTGTTCCGTATTCCATAAGGACATAATTTGTTATCCAGATGGGAATCCGCTCTCCATTTATTGGGTTTATAGCGTACTGACCCGTAAATATACCTCTCTTCTCTGTTTCCTCTGAAGTCCTCATTTTTTCATTGTATTTCTGTATCTCTTTAATAAAGGCCTTTACCTGGTTTTCATATGGGGTTCCCTGAACTAATTTAATAACAAGGGGGTGCTCAGGGGCAAAAACTATATAAGTAACACCGAATACAGTATCCTGGCGGGTGGTAAATACAGGTATCTCATCTCCCGTCCTTTCAGCCTTAAAGATTATTTCTACACCCTCGCTCTTACCAATCCAGTTGTGCTGCATTGTTTTAACCTTCTCAGGCCAACCCGGGAGCTTTTCCAGGTCCTGAAGGAGCCTATCTGCATAATCGGTAATCTTGAAAAACCACTGACTAAGCTCTCGCTTTTCTACTGAGGTTCCACATCTTTCACATTCACCATCTATTACCTGTTCATTTGCCAGTACAGTTGCACATGATGGACACCAGTTAACAGGAGCTTTTTTCTTATAAGCCAGACCTTTCTCATAGAATTTCAAAAAGAACCATTGAGTCCATTTATAATAATCAGGGTGGCATGAAGCAACTTCCCTGTTCCAATCATAGCTTATGCCCAATTCTTTCAACTGCTTTTTCATATTTGTAATATTTTCCCATGTCCATTTAGAGGGATGTATCCCGTGTTTAATTGCGGCATTTTCTGCCGGTAGACCGAAGGCATCCCATCCCATAGGGTGCAATACGTTATAACCTCTCATCCTTTTAAATCTCGCTACTACATCCCCTATGGAATAATTCCTTACATGCCCCATGTGGAGTTTCCCTGAAGGATAAGGAAACATTTCAAGGCAATAATACTTGGTTTTGCTCTCATCCCTGGTTATTTTATATATCTGATCTTCTTCCCATTTCTTCTGCCATTTTTTTTCGATTTTGTTAAAGTCATATTTCATAAACCCTTTCCTCCTTTACTGCATAATAACAATATAAAAAAGCCCCTCAATCCCGTTAGGGACGAGAGGATATATGCCCGCGGTACCACCCTACTTGGTAAGAAATGGTGGAGATGAAGGGACTTGAACCCTCGACCTCTTGAATGCCATTCAAGCGCTCTCCCAACTGAGCTACATCCCCACAATTTTTACCCGCTCCTTTAACACGATAACGGGTGTAAACCGATGAATAATTTATCAGGCGAGTTCGACGGCTTAGCTTACCAGGCTCCCACCTTTTCTCTGGCTCTCTTTAAAGCGTACACCATCTACTACTCCTTCTTCATTAGCTTATTCTTGAAAGTTTGCCTGTTATTCTAAAATTATAAGATACTTTTTTTTATATGTCAAGTATATCAAGTTCAACTTTTTCAGCATCCCTCCACAGGCGCTCAAGGTCATAAAAAGCCCTATCTCTTTCGTGAAATATATGGACAACAACATCGCCGTAATCAAGGAGAACCCACCGGGCATCACTATAGCCCTCTTTGTGATGAAGGTTTATTCCTGCTTCGAACATTTTTTTATCAACTTCGTCAGCCAGGGCTTTAACCTGTACAAATGATGCACCACTGGCAATAACAAAGAAATCGGCAATAGTTGAAACCTTGTAAATACCCAATAAAACAATATCTTTCGCTTTTTTGTGTTCCAGGGCTTTTACTGCAATTTCAGCGATCTCTTTTGTGTCTTTTACCATCCATGTCCCTCCTGGTTATCTGTGGTTTTCAACAGTAAGTATATTATTCTCTTCTTCAAAAAAATCATTTTTCCTCTTTATTTTTTCATGTTCAATCAAAAAAAATCACACCCAAGATAATTATATACGATATATAAATAACCAGCAAAAAAACTGCTACCCATCTCTCTATTTTCGAATCAATAATGCCTGACAAAAGCAAAACCATCATTAAAAAAAGAGAATAAGGCATATCGAAGATTTTAACCTGTGGCGCTATTTTAAGAGGATTTATAGTGGCAGCCATGCCAATTACCATCAATAAGTTCAATATATTCGCTCCCAAAATGTTTCCTATTGAAATACCCTGATAGCCTTTCATAGTAGCTGTAAAAGAAGTGATTAGCTCTGGAAGTGATGTTCCTATTGCAATCATTGTCAGACTAATAACCCTTTCAGGAACTCCTAAAATCTGGGCAAGTATTACACCATTGTCTACAGACAGTTTTGCTCCGCTCATTACACACACAGCCCCTATAATGAATTTTATGACATTGATTATCCAGTTTCCTGTAGAAACCTCTATTTCTGGTAGTAAATCTTTTTTAAAAATTGACTCAATTAGATTTAAAACAATATACAACAGTAATAAGGCTAATAGAGCTATTCCTTCTGCCCTATCAACGGTATTATCTTTTAACAGATATAGCATCAAGAAACCTATTCCTAACATAGTTGACCCTTTATAAATAAAAAAACTTCTTTCGATATAATACGGTTTAATAAGACAACAGACCCCTAATATCAAACCAATATTGCAAATAGTCGAACCTATAGCATTCCCTATAGCTATTCCAGGATGCCCATCCCAGGAAGCAAATGAAGAAACCACCAGCTCAGGAAGGGTTGTAGCAAAACTGACAACAGTAGCTCCCATGATAACCTTTGGAATCCTGGCCATATCAGCCATCCATACGGCGGACTCCACAAACCAGTCTGCCCCTTTAATTATCAATATCAATCCCAAAACAA is a genomic window of Koleobacter methoxysyntrophicus containing:
- the rsfS gene encoding ribosome silencing factor, whose translation is MVKDTKEIAEIAVKALEHKKAKDIVLLGIYKVSTIADFFVIASGASFVQVKALADEVDKKMFEAGINLHHKEGYSDARWVLLDYGDVVVHIFHERDRAFYDLERLWRDAEKVELDILDI
- a CDS encoding calcium/sodium antiporter, coding for MVYFGPVVFFFVLGLILIIKGADWFVESAVWMADMARIPKVIMGATVVSFATTLPELVVSSFASWDGHPGIAIGNAIGSTICNIGLILGVCCLIKPYYIERSFFIYKGSTMLGIGFLMLYLLKDNTVDRAEGIALLALLLLYIVLNLIESIFKKDLLPEIEVSTGNWIINVIKFIIGAVCVMSGAKLSVDNGVILAQILGVPERVISLTMIAIGTSLPELITSFTATMKGYQGISIGNILGANILNLLMVIGMAATINPLKIAPQVKIFDMPYSLFLMMVLLLSGIIDSKIERWVAVFLLVIYISYIIILGVIFFD